The following are encoded together in the Kribbella sp. CA-293567 genome:
- a CDS encoding isocitrate lyase/PEP mutase family protein codes for MTTFGDLHTRTSGFVMPNAWDAGSAVLLAEAGFPAIATTSAGIAFSLAKGDHTLPDGAPSVSREQMFERIKQLTEASGVPVNGDLEDGYGEHPERVADTITLAREAGLAGGNIEDYDGHTLYAEALSVERIVAAREAAGPDFVLTARTDGQLLRSPTTLADSIQRANLYRQAGADCLYVPGVNDLAAITTLVREIDGPLNVVLGLGSSDLTTHDLLAAGVTRISLGGSIARAALGFVRAAAQELLGPGTIGFAAQQIPQNELNELFAARSR; via the coding sequence ATGACGACCTTCGGAGATCTGCACACCCGGACCAGCGGCTTCGTGATGCCGAACGCCTGGGACGCCGGGAGCGCCGTGCTGCTGGCCGAGGCCGGCTTCCCGGCGATCGCGACCACGAGCGCCGGGATCGCCTTCTCACTGGCCAAGGGCGATCACACCCTGCCCGACGGCGCGCCATCGGTCTCGCGGGAGCAGATGTTCGAGCGGATCAAGCAGCTCACCGAGGCTTCCGGCGTACCGGTGAACGGTGATCTCGAGGACGGGTACGGTGAACACCCCGAGCGGGTCGCCGACACCATCACCCTGGCCCGCGAGGCAGGCCTGGCCGGCGGCAACATCGAGGACTACGACGGCCACACCCTGTACGCCGAAGCGCTGTCCGTCGAGCGGATCGTCGCCGCCAGGGAAGCAGCCGGCCCCGACTTCGTCCTGACTGCCCGGACCGACGGTCAACTGCTCAGATCACCTACCACACTGGCGGATTCGATCCAGCGCGCCAACCTGTACCGCCAGGCCGGCGCCGACTGTCTCTACGTCCCCGGGGTGAACGACCTGGCTGCGATCACCACCCTGGTCCGGGAGATCGACGGCCCGCTCAACGTCGTACTCGGCCTCGGCAGCAGCGACCTCACCACCCACGACCTGCTGGCGGCGGGCGTCACCCGCATCAGTCTCGGCGGCAGCATCGCCCGAGCGGCGCTCGGGTTCGTCCGCGCCGCGGCCCAGGAACTGCTCGGCCCAGGCACCATCGGGTTCGCGGCACAGCAGATCCCTCAGAACGAATTGAACGAGCTCTTCGCGGCGCGTTCACGCTGA
- a CDS encoding RNA polymerase-binding protein RbpA: MGEAERGDTAPRQRVVFFCANGHETATVFAVEAAVPEAWDCPRCGLPTSTDVNNPPPPTKIEPYKTHLAYVKERRSETEAAEILDEALQKLRARRARGDVIF; this comes from the coding sequence ATGGGTGAGGCGGAGCGCGGCGACACCGCGCCCCGCCAGCGGGTCGTCTTCTTCTGTGCCAACGGGCACGAGACCGCGACGGTGTTCGCGGTGGAGGCGGCTGTCCCGGAGGCTTGGGACTGTCCGAGGTGCGGTCTGCCGACCAGCACCGACGTCAACAATCCGCCGCCCCCCACCAAGATCGAGCCGTACAAGACGCACCTCGCGTACGTGAAGGAGCGCCGCAGCGAGACCGAAGCCGCGGAGATCCTGGACGAGGCGCTGCAGAAGCTCCGCGCCCGCCGTGCCCGCGGCGACGTCATCTTCTGA
- the secG gene encoding preprotein translocase subunit SecG: MILAFSIVVVICSLILTGLVLLHKGRGGGLSDLFGGGVSSNMGGSSVAERNLDRITIGVGLIWFAAIVGLGLLYKLG, translated from the coding sequence GTGATTCTCGCTTTCTCGATCGTCGTCGTCATCTGCAGCCTGATCCTCACGGGCCTGGTGCTGCTGCACAAAGGCCGCGGTGGTGGCCTTTCCGACCTGTTCGGAGGCGGTGTCTCGTCCAACATGGGCGGGTCGTCGGTGGCCGAACGGAACCTGGACCGGATCACGATCGGCGTCGGCCTGATCTGGTTCGCGGCCATCGTCGGGCTCGGCCTGCTGTACAAGCTCGGCTGA
- the tpiA gene encoding triose-phosphate isomerase, whose product MAGSEVSAARTPLMAGNWKMNVNHVEAVHLLQKLSWTLQDKKHDFERVEVAVLPPFTDIRSVQTLVDGDRMKIVYGAQDLSVHDEGAYTGEISAAMLTKLGVTYVLAGHSERRQYHGEDDAVVNAKTTKALAAGITPIVCVGEGLEVRKAGEQVEYTLAQLDGALAGLKPDDVRKVVVAYEPVWAIGTGEVATPEDAQEVCAAIRGRLEEISPAVADSVRILYGGSVKMASAGGIMAQPDVDGCLVGGASLKVDEFAGICRYLDLQLGYSS is encoded by the coding sequence ATGGCTGGCTCTGAGGTTTCGGCTGCCCGTACGCCGTTGATGGCGGGCAACTGGAAGATGAACGTCAACCACGTCGAGGCCGTGCACCTGCTGCAGAAGCTGAGCTGGACGCTGCAGGACAAGAAGCACGACTTCGAGCGGGTCGAGGTGGCGGTGCTGCCGCCGTTCACCGACATCCGCAGCGTGCAGACGCTCGTCGACGGTGACCGGATGAAGATCGTCTACGGCGCGCAGGACCTCTCCGTGCACGACGAGGGCGCCTACACCGGTGAGATCTCGGCGGCGATGCTGACCAAGCTCGGCGTCACCTACGTGCTCGCCGGGCACTCCGAGCGCCGGCAGTACCACGGCGAGGACGACGCGGTGGTCAACGCGAAGACCACCAAGGCGCTGGCGGCCGGGATCACCCCGATCGTCTGCGTCGGTGAGGGTCTCGAGGTCCGCAAGGCCGGCGAGCAGGTCGAGTACACGCTGGCCCAGCTCGACGGCGCGCTGGCCGGGCTGAAGCCGGACGACGTCCGCAAGGTCGTCGTCGCCTACGAGCCGGTCTGGGCGATCGGCACCGGCGAGGTGGCGACTCCCGAGGACGCGCAGGAGGTGTGCGCCGCGATCCGGGGCCGGCTGGAGGAGATTTCGCCGGCAGTGGCCGACTCGGTACGGATTCTTTACGGCGGATCGGTCAAGATGGCCAGCGCAGGTGGCATCATGGCCCAGCCGGATGTCGACGGCTGCCTGGTGGGCGGAGCAAGCCTCAAGGTGGACGAGTTCGCCGGTATCTGCCGTTACCTGGACCTTCAGTTAGGCTACTCCTCGTGA
- the pgl gene encoding 6-phosphogluconolactonase: MSEPSILINRDAEGLAHAVAARLITKLVDVQSSGGVAQVVLTGGRVAAVVYRAVAESPARSAIDWRRVEFWWGDERFLPEGDPERNETQAWDALLSHVDVDPALVHAMPADTGQGAEAAAAAYAETLAATAGVEDGDGVPAFDVLMLGVGPDGHVASLFPENPARVVVETSTVAVYDSPKPPPTRVSLTFPALANSRETWFVVSGEDKAEAVADALSGTSDLPAAIPTGIDRTLWILDEAAASRLSRG, translated from the coding sequence ATGAGCGAGCCGTCGATCCTGATCAACCGCGACGCCGAGGGCCTCGCCCACGCCGTCGCGGCCAGGCTGATCACCAAGCTGGTCGACGTCCAGAGCAGTGGCGGGGTCGCGCAGGTCGTGCTGACCGGCGGCCGCGTCGCTGCGGTCGTCTATCGGGCAGTGGCCGAGTCTCCTGCCCGGAGCGCGATCGACTGGCGCCGGGTCGAGTTCTGGTGGGGTGACGAGCGTTTCCTGCCCGAGGGAGACCCCGAGCGCAACGAGACGCAGGCGTGGGACGCCTTGCTGTCCCACGTCGATGTCGACCCCGCGCTGGTGCACGCGATGCCGGCCGACACCGGCCAGGGAGCCGAAGCCGCCGCGGCGGCGTACGCGGAGACTCTCGCGGCGACGGCCGGGGTGGAGGACGGCGACGGCGTACCGGCGTTCGACGTGCTGATGCTGGGCGTCGGGCCGGACGGGCATGTCGCATCGCTGTTCCCGGAGAACCCGGCACGGGTCGTCGTGGAGACATCGACGGTCGCGGTGTACGACTCCCCCAAGCCGCCACCGACCCGGGTGTCGCTGACCTTCCCGGCGCTGGCGAACTCGCGGGAGACCTGGTTCGTCGTCTCCGGCGAGGACAAGGCCGAGGCGGTCGCCGATGCCCTGTCCGGCACCAGTGACCTTCCCGCCGCGATCCCGACGGGGATCGACCGGACGTTGTGGATCCTCGACGAGGCAGCCGCCTCGCGACTCTCGCGCGGCTGA